In one Ictalurus furcatus strain D&B chromosome 10, Billie_1.0, whole genome shotgun sequence genomic region, the following are encoded:
- the ptprc gene encoding receptor-type tyrosine-protein phosphatase C isoform X15, with protein MAKFHGPRFLFLVLAGLVLCKQGHTETSSNSSTQSTPTVTTTVSLASTQGTADDKNGPENSSASTSDSSRTSSTMNTISPTLTTSTTTENYMTGLPTSTPLHQHPNTTVTVTTAENMKASTSDSSRTSSTMNTISPPLTTSTTTDNDDTGTPARNSSHSNKTTAGAVTDNYTTGFPPSTTEHQHQSHTTSNERENMNTSTSDSARNSSTMNTTSPPPPLTPNTTTDNDDTGTPARNTSHSNKTTAGAENYTTGLPTSTPLHQHQSQTTLKERVTDIYTTGLPTITTEHQHQSHTTLNATVADNNTTTLLPNTTKHQHSHATVTVTTAEIVSASTSDSSRTSSTMNTTPPPLTTSTTTDNNDTGTPARNTSHSNKTTAGAENMNTSTSDSARNSSTMNTTSPPPPLTPSTTTDNNDTGTPARNTSHSNKTTAGAENYTTGLPTSTPLHQHQSQTTLKERVTDIYTTGLPTITTKHQHQSHTTLNTTVADNNTTTLLPNTTKHQHSHATVTVTTAEIVSASTSDSSRNSSTMNTTSPPLTTSTTTETSLKCSYTLEEENDTVTVKINKNDSAVKYKIKFTDTSDGSSTKTWPEESFPISLKSFKPCQNYNVTFDPPCNPMTGFFKTRELVDSDVSHTLNITGAKVQVCFETKWNLSECVDLNTSDSCTGYSVTFKGDPCKKSIPFTIPPVKPVINYTNEFPTKLRWDNQPSNCLKDLTYNCNGLTVADFEDLKPFHDYECTGTYDYESGTITSDPIRVKIDCDIVNEPSLSVSHNSIHASWQLDSQNCPSITTDFTWKVTCKNGSTSSLKGHCTKNSCEFSNLKSFTEYTCEFEAAYENKPFNTTTKTPKTWPGQPSFTKGPTKKEESHNAFKVSCSIDNWNGDPGKIFAELYINHNLQENKTDCNGKICDFLFTNLYYSTQYKIKVYAQNGHGNRTVILDMDHSTKYNDKAVIGFLAFLIVLTSVALLFVLYKIYLLKREKSSRNDQELDDLLPTNALLRVEPMSAEALLEAYKKKRADEGRLFMEEFQSVPRIFSNYSVREAKKPENQPKNRYVDILPYDYNRVTLSHGGTDYINASFIEGYKESNKYIAAQGPKEETVGDFWAMIWEQKTSIIVMVTRCEEGNKNKCAQYWPSMERETEIFEDLVVKIKGEENCPDYIIRHLTLMNRKEKAAEREVTHIQFTSWPDHGVPSDPGLLLKLRRRVNSFKNFFSGPIVVHCSAGVGRTGTYIGIDAMIESLEAEGRVDIYGYVVKLRRQRCLMVQVEAQYVLIHMALIEYSQFGETEMSLADFHSEVNTLRQKEGNETSLMDLEFQKLPKFRNYRASNTARTEENNKKNRSSIVPYDFNRVPIKVDDEASHDSEAEDEDEYSSDEEDEVPTKYINASYVDGYWCPSSFIVAQGPMPDTVADFLHMLYQKKVKTVFMLSDCTENDQEMCAQYWDDEKKTFGEMVVEVKETENFPTYIRRCLEIQHTKRKDSHTLQQYQFLKWVGHEIPPKPLDLVDMMKSARQSSVNSSKNNNLPIVAHCNDGSSRSGIFCALWKLLDSADTEKLVDIFQVAKDLRKARLGMINTLEQYEFLYAALEAAYPVQNGEVKKPSEAPADSVQIINESTALIPTNPSTDAEHQESTKEKPSEESTKEKPSEERTKEGTDSASPEEGVTESSSEIEKALSENTTNGPTATVEKTWGKTNDQL; from the exons AGAATTACATGACAGGCTTACCCACAAGCACCCCCTTGCATCAACACCCAAATACAACCGTAACCGTGACTACAGCAG AAAACATGAAAGCGAGCACCTCTGACTCCTCacgcacttcctccaccatgaaCACAATCTCACCCCCACTCACAACCAGCACAACAACAG ACAATGACGACACAGGCACACCCGCACGCAACTCCAGCCATTCAAACAAAACCACAGCTGGAGCAG TAACAGACAATTACACAACAGGCTTTCCTCCAAGCACCACCGAGCATcaacaccaatcacacacaactTCGAATGAACGAG AAAACATGAACACAAGCACCTCTGACTCCGCACGCAATTCCTCCACCATGAACACAAcctcacccccacccccactcacACCCAACACAACAACAG ACAATGACGACACAGGCACACCCGCACGCAACACCAGCCATTCAAACAAAACCACAGCTGGAGCAG AGAATTACACGACAGGCTTACCCACAAGCACCCCCTTGCATCAACACCAATCACAAACCACCTTGAAAGAACGAG TAACAGACATTTACACGACAGGCTTACCCACAATCACCACCGAGCATcaacaccaatcacacacaactTTGAATGCAACAG TAGCAGACAATAACACAACAACCTTGCTCCCAAACACCACCAAGCATCAACACTCACATGCAACCGTAACCGTGACTACAGCAG AAATCGTAAGCGCAAGCACCTCTGACTCCTCacgcacttcctccaccatgaaCACAACCCCACCCCCACTCACAACCAGCACAACAACAG ACAATAACGACACAGGCACACCCGCACGCAACACCAGCCATTCAAACAAAACCACAGCTGGAGCAG AAAACATGAACACAAGCACCTCTGACTCCGCACGCAATTCCTCCACCATGAACACAAcctcacccccacccccactcacACCCAGCACAACAACAG ACAATAACGACACAGGCACACCCGCACGCAACACCAGCCATTCAAACAAAACCACAGCTGGAGCAG AGAATTACACGACAGGCTTACCCACAAGCACCCCCTTGCATCAACACCAATCACAAACCACCTTGAAAGAACGAG TAACAGACATTTACACGACAGGCTTACCCACAATCACCACCAAGCATcaacaccaatcacacacaactTTGAATACAACAG TAGCAGACAATAACACAACAACCTTGCTCCCAAACACCACCAAGCATCAACACTCACATGCAACCGTAACCGTGACTACAGCAG AAATCGTAAGCGCAAGCACCTCTGACTCCTCACGCAACTCCTCCACCATGAACACAACCTCACCCCCACTCACAACCAGCACAACAACAG AGACATCCCTCAAGT GCAGCTACACCCTCGAAGAAGAAAACGATACTGTGACAGTGAAAATTAACAAGAATGACTCAGCAGTCAAATACAAGATTAAATTCACAGACACATCAGATGGAAGCAGTACAAAAACATGGCCAGAAGAGTCTTTCCCAATATCACTTAAATCATTTAAGCCTTGCCAAAATTACAATGTCACTTTTGATCCTCCCTGTAACCCCATGactggattttttaaaacaagagaATTAG TTGACTCAGATGTAAGCCACACGTTGAACATAACTGGGGCAAAAGTACAAGTGTGTTTTGAGACCAAATGGAATTTGAGTGAATGTGTTGATCTCAATACCAGTGACTCCTGCACTGGCTATAGTGTGACTTTTAAAGGAGATCCCTGCAAGAAATCTATCCCTTTCACAATTCCCCCAG TAAAGCCTGTTATTAATTATACAAACGAGTTCCCTACGAAATTACGTTGGGACAATCAGCCTTCAAACTGCCTAAAAGACCTCACATACAACTGCAATG GTTTGACAGTTGCAGATTTTGAAGATTTGAAACCTTTTCATGATTATGAATGCACTGGGACATATGATTATGAGAGTGGAACAATTACAAGTGATCCCATCCGAGTTAAGATTGATTGTG ATATAGTGAATGAGCCCAGTCTCTCTGTAAGTCATAATAGCATTCATGCATCCTGGCAATTGGATAGCCAGAACTGTCCATCGATCACCACAGACTTCACCTGGAAAGTAACATGTAAAAATG GTTCCACCAGCTCTTTAAAAG GGCACTGTACTAAGAACTCCTGTGAATTTTCTAATTTGAAAAGTTTTACTGAATATACTTGTGAGTTTGAAGCAGCTTATGAAAACAAACCATTTAACACCACTACCAAAACCCCAAAAACCTGGCCTGGAC AACCGTCTTTCACAAAAGGTCcaacaaaaaaagaggaaagcCATAATGCTTTCAAAGTGAGCTGTTCAATCGACAATTGGAATGGTGATCCGGGAAAGATCTTCGCAGAGCTCTACATTAATCATAATCTGCAAGAGAATAAAACAGACTGCAATGGAAAaatttgtgattttcttttcacAAACCTCTACTACTCAACACAATATAAAATTAAG GTGTATGCCCAAAATGGTCATGGGAACAGAACAGTTATCCTTGATATGGATCATTCCACTAAAT ACAATGACAAAGCCGTTATTGGATTCCTGGCCTTTCTCATTGTTCTCACATCTGTTGCACTGCTGTTTGTCCTCTACAAAATCTAtcttttaaagagagagaagtcAAG CAGGAATGACCAAGAACTGGATGACCTTCTTCCTACAA ATGCACTGCTCCGGGTGGAACCCATGAGTGCTGAAGCGCTGCTGGAGGCCTACAAGAAGAAGAGGGCTGACGAAGGACGTCTGTTCATGGAGGAATTTCAG AGTGTTCCACGTATTTTCTCCAACTACTCGGTCAGAGAGGCCAAAAAACCAGAAAACCAACCCAAGAATCGCTATGTTGACATTCTTCCCT ATGATTATAATCGTGTTACTCTCTCTCATGGAGGAACAGATTACATCAACGCCAGTTTTATTGAG gGTTACAAGGAGTCCAACAAATACATTGCAGCCCAAG gaCCCAAGGAAGAGACAGTTGGAGATTTCTGGGCAATGATCTGGGAGCAAAAGACTTCGATTATTGTCATGGTAACCCGTTGTGAAGAAGGAAACAAG AACAAATGCGCTCAGTACTGGCCATCaatggagagagaaacagagatttTTGAGGATTTGGTTGTGAAAATCAAGGGAGAGGAAAACTGCCCGGATTACATAATTCGCCACCTGACCCTGATGAAT CGGAAAGAGAAGGCAGCGGAAAGAGAAGTCACTCACATCCAGTTCACGAGCTGGCCTGACCATGGTGTCCCCTCTGATCCTGGCCTGCTCCTTAAACTCCGCCGCAGAGTCAATTCCTTTAAAAACTTCTTCAGTGGTCCCATCGTCGTTCACTGCAG CGCTGGAGTTGGACGCACAGGGACCTACATCGGCATCGATGCCATGATTGAGAGTCTGGAGGCAGAAGGACGTGTGGACATTTATGGATATGTGGTCAAACTTCGCCGTCAAAGATGCCTCATGGTCCAAGTTGAG GCCCAGTATGTGCTCATCCACATGGCGCTGATCGAGTACAGTCAGTTTGGCGAGACAGAAATGTCACTCGCAGATTTCCACTCAGAGGTCAATACACTCAGACAGAAGGAGGGAAATGAGACATCTTTAATGGACCTGGAGTTTCAG AAACTTCCAAAATTCAGAAACTACAGGGCGTCCAACACGGCGCGGACTGAGgagaataataagaaaaaccGCTCGTCTATCGTGCCAT aTGACTTCAACCGAGTCCCAATTAAAGTGGACGACGAAGCCAGTCATGACAGCGAGGCTGAAGATGAGGACGAATATTCCTCAGACGAAGAAGATGAAGTCCCCACCAAATATATTAATGCCTCATATGTGGAT GGATACTGGTGCCCAAGTAGCTTCATTGTTGCTCAGGGACCTATGCCTGACACAGTTGCTGACTTTCTGCACATGCTTTACCAGAAGAAGGTTAAAACTGTGTTCATGCTCTCTGATTGCACTGAGAATGACCAG GAGATGTGCGCCCAGTATTGGGATGATGAGAAGAAAACATTTGGGGAGATGGTGGTGGAGGTCAAAGAGACTGAAAACTTCCCTACATACATCAGACGGTGCCTAGAAATACAGCACACAAAG AGGAAAGACAGCCACACATTGCAGCAGTACCAATTCCTGAAATGGGTGGGTCATGAGATCCCACCCAAGCCTCTCGACTTGGTTGACATGATGAAGAGTGCCAGACAGAGCAGTGTTAACAgcagcaaaaacaacaatttgccCATTGTAGCCCACTGCAA TGATGGCTCCTCACGTTCTGGAATCTTCTGCGCCTTGTGGAAGCTTCTGGACAGTGCGGACACAGAGAAACTGGTGGACATCTTCCAGGTGGCCAAGGACTTGCGCAAGGCTCGTCTAGGGATGATCAACACCCTC GAGCAGTACGAGTTCCTATATGCCGCCCTGGAGGCAGCGTACCCCGTGCAGAACGGCGAGGTGAAGAAGCCCAGTGAAGCCCCTGCTGACTCTGTGCAGATTATTAACGAATCAACAGCACTGATCCCAACGAATCCCAGCACAGACGCTGAGCACCAAGAGAGCACCAAAGAGAAACCAAGCGAAGAGAGCACCAAAGAGAAACCAAGCGAAGAGCGCACCAAGGAAGGCACTGACTCAGCATCGCCTGAAGAGGGAGTCACTGAGTCCAGCAGCGAGATAGAGAAAGCCCTCAGTGAAAACACCACTAATGGTCCCACTGCTACTGTAGAG AAAACATGGGGGAAAACTAATGACCAGCTCTGA
- the ptprc gene encoding receptor-type tyrosine-protein phosphatase C isoform X34 yields MAKFHGPRFLFLVLAGLVLCKQGHTETSSNSSTQSTPTVTTTVSLASTQGTADDKNGPENSSASTSDSSRTSSTMNTISPTLTTSTTTENYMTGLPTSTPLHQHPNTTVTVTTAENMKASTSDSSRTSSTMNTISPPLTTSTTTDNDDTGTPARNSSHSNKTTAGAVTDNYTTGFPPSTTEHQHQSHTTSNERENMNTSTSDSARNSSTMNTTSPPPPLTPNTTTDNDDTGTPARNTSHSNKTTAGAEIVSASTSDSSRTSSTMNTTPPPLTTSTTTDNNDTGTPARNTSHSNKTTAGAENMNTSTSDSARNSSTMNTTSPPPPLTPSTTTDNNDTGTPARNTSHSNKTTAGAENYTTGLPTSTPLHQHQSQTTLKERVTDIYTTGLPTITTKHQHQSHTTLNTTVADNNTTTLLPNTTKHQHSHATVTVTTAEIVSASTSDSSRNSSTMNTTSPPLTTSTTTETSLKCSYTLEEENDTVTVKINKNDSAVKYKIKFTDTSDGSSTKTWPEESFPISLKSFKPCQNYNVTFDPPCNPMTGFFKTRELVDSDVSHTLNITGAKVQVCFETKWNLSECVDLNTSDSCTGYSVTFKGDPCKKSIPFTIPPVKPVINYTNEFPTKLRWDNQPSNCLKDLTYNCNGLTVADFEDLKPFHDYECTGTYDYESGTITSDPIRVKIDCDIVNEPSLSVSHNSIHASWQLDSQNCPSITTDFTWKVTCKNGSTSSLKGHCTKNSCEFSNLKSFTEYTCEFEAAYENKPFNTTTKTPKTWPGQPSFTKGPTKKEESHNAFKVSCSIDNWNGDPGKIFAELYINHNLQENKTDCNGKICDFLFTNLYYSTQYKIKVYAQNGHGNRTVILDMDHSTKYNDKAVIGFLAFLIVLTSVALLFVLYKIYLLKREKSSRNDQELDDLLPTNALLRVEPMSAEALLEAYKKKRADEGRLFMEEFQSVPRIFSNYSVREAKKPENQPKNRYVDILPYDYNRVTLSHGGTDYINASFIEGYKESNKYIAAQGPKEETVGDFWAMIWEQKTSIIVMVTRCEEGNKNKCAQYWPSMERETEIFEDLVVKIKGEENCPDYIIRHLTLMNRKEKAAEREVTHIQFTSWPDHGVPSDPGLLLKLRRRVNSFKNFFSGPIVVHCSAGVGRTGTYIGIDAMIESLEAEGRVDIYGYVVKLRRQRCLMVQVEAQYVLIHMALIEYSQFGETEMSLADFHSEVNTLRQKEGNETSLMDLEFQKLPKFRNYRASNTARTEENNKKNRSSIVPYDFNRVPIKVDDEASHDSEAEDEDEYSSDEEDEVPTKYINASYVDGYWCPSSFIVAQGPMPDTVADFLHMLYQKKVKTVFMLSDCTENDQEMCAQYWDDEKKTFGEMVVEVKETENFPTYIRRCLEIQHTKRKDSHTLQQYQFLKWVGHEIPPKPLDLVDMMKSARQSSVNSSKNNNLPIVAHCNDGSSRSGIFCALWKLLDSADTEKLVDIFQVAKDLRKARLGMINTLEQYEFLYAALEAAYPVQNGEVKKPSEAPADSVQIINESTALIPTNPSTDAEHQESTKEKPSEESTKEKPSEERTKEGTDSASPEEGVTESSSEIEKALSENTTNGPTATVEKTWGKTNDQL; encoded by the exons AGAATTACATGACAGGCTTACCCACAAGCACCCCCTTGCATCAACACCCAAATACAACCGTAACCGTGACTACAGCAG AAAACATGAAAGCGAGCACCTCTGACTCCTCacgcacttcctccaccatgaaCACAATCTCACCCCCACTCACAACCAGCACAACAACAG ACAATGACGACACAGGCACACCCGCACGCAACTCCAGCCATTCAAACAAAACCACAGCTGGAGCAG TAACAGACAATTACACAACAGGCTTTCCTCCAAGCACCACCGAGCATcaacaccaatcacacacaactTCGAATGAACGAG AAAACATGAACACAAGCACCTCTGACTCCGCACGCAATTCCTCCACCATGAACACAAcctcacccccacccccactcacACCCAACACAACAACAG ACAATGACGACACAGGCACACCCGCACGCAACACCAGCCATTCAAACAAAACCACAGCTGGAGCAG AAATCGTAAGCGCAAGCACCTCTGACTCCTCacgcacttcctccaccatgaaCACAACCCCACCCCCACTCACAACCAGCACAACAACAG ACAATAACGACACAGGCACACCCGCACGCAACACCAGCCATTCAAACAAAACCACAGCTGGAGCAG AAAACATGAACACAAGCACCTCTGACTCCGCACGCAATTCCTCCACCATGAACACAAcctcacccccacccccactcacACCCAGCACAACAACAG ACAATAACGACACAGGCACACCCGCACGCAACACCAGCCATTCAAACAAAACCACAGCTGGAGCAG AGAATTACACGACAGGCTTACCCACAAGCACCCCCTTGCATCAACACCAATCACAAACCACCTTGAAAGAACGAG TAACAGACATTTACACGACAGGCTTACCCACAATCACCACCAAGCATcaacaccaatcacacacaactTTGAATACAACAG TAGCAGACAATAACACAACAACCTTGCTCCCAAACACCACCAAGCATCAACACTCACATGCAACCGTAACCGTGACTACAGCAG AAATCGTAAGCGCAAGCACCTCTGACTCCTCACGCAACTCCTCCACCATGAACACAACCTCACCCCCACTCACAACCAGCACAACAACAG AGACATCCCTCAAGT GCAGCTACACCCTCGAAGAAGAAAACGATACTGTGACAGTGAAAATTAACAAGAATGACTCAGCAGTCAAATACAAGATTAAATTCACAGACACATCAGATGGAAGCAGTACAAAAACATGGCCAGAAGAGTCTTTCCCAATATCACTTAAATCATTTAAGCCTTGCCAAAATTACAATGTCACTTTTGATCCTCCCTGTAACCCCATGactggattttttaaaacaagagaATTAG TTGACTCAGATGTAAGCCACACGTTGAACATAACTGGGGCAAAAGTACAAGTGTGTTTTGAGACCAAATGGAATTTGAGTGAATGTGTTGATCTCAATACCAGTGACTCCTGCACTGGCTATAGTGTGACTTTTAAAGGAGATCCCTGCAAGAAATCTATCCCTTTCACAATTCCCCCAG TAAAGCCTGTTATTAATTATACAAACGAGTTCCCTACGAAATTACGTTGGGACAATCAGCCTTCAAACTGCCTAAAAGACCTCACATACAACTGCAATG GTTTGACAGTTGCAGATTTTGAAGATTTGAAACCTTTTCATGATTATGAATGCACTGGGACATATGATTATGAGAGTGGAACAATTACAAGTGATCCCATCCGAGTTAAGATTGATTGTG ATATAGTGAATGAGCCCAGTCTCTCTGTAAGTCATAATAGCATTCATGCATCCTGGCAATTGGATAGCCAGAACTGTCCATCGATCACCACAGACTTCACCTGGAAAGTAACATGTAAAAATG GTTCCACCAGCTCTTTAAAAG GGCACTGTACTAAGAACTCCTGTGAATTTTCTAATTTGAAAAGTTTTACTGAATATACTTGTGAGTTTGAAGCAGCTTATGAAAACAAACCATTTAACACCACTACCAAAACCCCAAAAACCTGGCCTGGAC AACCGTCTTTCACAAAAGGTCcaacaaaaaaagaggaaagcCATAATGCTTTCAAAGTGAGCTGTTCAATCGACAATTGGAATGGTGATCCGGGAAAGATCTTCGCAGAGCTCTACATTAATCATAATCTGCAAGAGAATAAAACAGACTGCAATGGAAAaatttgtgattttcttttcacAAACCTCTACTACTCAACACAATATAAAATTAAG GTGTATGCCCAAAATGGTCATGGGAACAGAACAGTTATCCTTGATATGGATCATTCCACTAAAT ACAATGACAAAGCCGTTATTGGATTCCTGGCCTTTCTCATTGTTCTCACATCTGTTGCACTGCTGTTTGTCCTCTACAAAATCTAtcttttaaagagagagaagtcAAG CAGGAATGACCAAGAACTGGATGACCTTCTTCCTACAA ATGCACTGCTCCGGGTGGAACCCATGAGTGCTGAAGCGCTGCTGGAGGCCTACAAGAAGAAGAGGGCTGACGAAGGACGTCTGTTCATGGAGGAATTTCAG AGTGTTCCACGTATTTTCTCCAACTACTCGGTCAGAGAGGCCAAAAAACCAGAAAACCAACCCAAGAATCGCTATGTTGACATTCTTCCCT ATGATTATAATCGTGTTACTCTCTCTCATGGAGGAACAGATTACATCAACGCCAGTTTTATTGAG gGTTACAAGGAGTCCAACAAATACATTGCAGCCCAAG gaCCCAAGGAAGAGACAGTTGGAGATTTCTGGGCAATGATCTGGGAGCAAAAGACTTCGATTATTGTCATGGTAACCCGTTGTGAAGAAGGAAACAAG AACAAATGCGCTCAGTACTGGCCATCaatggagagagaaacagagatttTTGAGGATTTGGTTGTGAAAATCAAGGGAGAGGAAAACTGCCCGGATTACATAATTCGCCACCTGACCCTGATGAAT CGGAAAGAGAAGGCAGCGGAAAGAGAAGTCACTCACATCCAGTTCACGAGCTGGCCTGACCATGGTGTCCCCTCTGATCCTGGCCTGCTCCTTAAACTCCGCCGCAGAGTCAATTCCTTTAAAAACTTCTTCAGTGGTCCCATCGTCGTTCACTGCAG CGCTGGAGTTGGACGCACAGGGACCTACATCGGCATCGATGCCATGATTGAGAGTCTGGAGGCAGAAGGACGTGTGGACATTTATGGATATGTGGTCAAACTTCGCCGTCAAAGATGCCTCATGGTCCAAGTTGAG GCCCAGTATGTGCTCATCCACATGGCGCTGATCGAGTACAGTCAGTTTGGCGAGACAGAAATGTCACTCGCAGATTTCCACTCAGAGGTCAATACACTCAGACAGAAGGAGGGAAATGAGACATCTTTAATGGACCTGGAGTTTCAG AAACTTCCAAAATTCAGAAACTACAGGGCGTCCAACACGGCGCGGACTGAGgagaataataagaaaaaccGCTCGTCTATCGTGCCAT aTGACTTCAACCGAGTCCCAATTAAAGTGGACGACGAAGCCAGTCATGACAGCGAGGCTGAAGATGAGGACGAATATTCCTCAGACGAAGAAGATGAAGTCCCCACCAAATATATTAATGCCTCATATGTGGAT GGATACTGGTGCCCAAGTAGCTTCATTGTTGCTCAGGGACCTATGCCTGACACAGTTGCTGACTTTCTGCACATGCTTTACCAGAAGAAGGTTAAAACTGTGTTCATGCTCTCTGATTGCACTGAGAATGACCAG GAGATGTGCGCCCAGTATTGGGATGATGAGAAGAAAACATTTGGGGAGATGGTGGTGGAGGTCAAAGAGACTGAAAACTTCCCTACATACATCAGACGGTGCCTAGAAATACAGCACACAAAG AGGAAAGACAGCCACACATTGCAGCAGTACCAATTCCTGAAATGGGTGGGTCATGAGATCCCACCCAAGCCTCTCGACTTGGTTGACATGATGAAGAGTGCCAGACAGAGCAGTGTTAACAgcagcaaaaacaacaatttgccCATTGTAGCCCACTGCAA TGATGGCTCCTCACGTTCTGGAATCTTCTGCGCCTTGTGGAAGCTTCTGGACAGTGCGGACACAGAGAAACTGGTGGACATCTTCCAGGTGGCCAAGGACTTGCGCAAGGCTCGTCTAGGGATGATCAACACCCTC GAGCAGTACGAGTTCCTATATGCCGCCCTGGAGGCAGCGTACCCCGTGCAGAACGGCGAGGTGAAGAAGCCCAGTGAAGCCCCTGCTGACTCTGTGCAGATTATTAACGAATCAACAGCACTGATCCCAACGAATCCCAGCACAGACGCTGAGCACCAAGAGAGCACCAAAGAGAAACCAAGCGAAGAGAGCACCAAAGAGAAACCAAGCGAAGAGCGCACCAAGGAAGGCACTGACTCAGCATCGCCTGAAGAGGGAGTCACTGAGTCCAGCAGCGAGATAGAGAAAGCCCTCAGTGAAAACACCACTAATGGTCCCACTGCTACTGTAGAG AAAACATGGGGGAAAACTAATGACCAGCTCTGA